Proteins from a genomic interval of Colletotrichum higginsianum IMI 349063 chromosome 6, whole genome shotgun sequence:
- a CDS encoding Zinc finger protein 830-like protein, which produces MADVRSLLRQQRTARRIEHPHAAYSDAGKLLCTLCHEAIKSESLWDSHTRSATHTTKLKAAQQQASASANGLAATANGAPSNKRKHDEDDDMDDEDAAESVRKKRNRANMSTPARLSAGESDRDLKDVTLTPPSLNRRTSTTPVQGVEIQIPSRPHTPAYKDGASSNSTPTVQPVGPSPLVPQEAASANAAAATSAAQPNGVAAGAGSAGGQVDEDEWAAFEADIAATTAPYAEDAVIAAPAMTAEETAAAAKTEEQEQEKRRLAAEKDLLDEKEEAARALETEFEDMEELEARVRKLKEKREALRRQSDAGTVVPLAKSLEKPAGATGKENVEAVGEEEEEDEDEDGDDDDDFMGFRFRA; this is translated from the coding sequence ATGGCTGACGTCCGGTCTCTCCTCCGTCAGCAGCGCACTGCCAGACGCATCGAGCACCCTCATGCTGCCTATTCGGACGCGGGCAAGCTTCTCTGCACCCTTTGCCACGAGGCAATCAAGTCCGAATCGCTTTGGGACAGCCATACTCGCAGCGCAACACATACTACGAAGCTCAAGGCTGCCCAACAACAAGCCTCCGCCAGTGCAAACGGTTTGGCAGCCACAGCCAACGGCGCGCCTTCGAACAAGCGGAAGcacgacgaggatgatgacatggatgacgaggatgcggCAGAATCTGTGCGAAAGAAGCGAAACAGGGCCAACATGAGCACTCCCGCGCGTTTGTCCGCCGGCGAGTCGGACCGGGACCTCAAGGACGTCACGCTCACACCGCCGTCGCTGAATCGTCGGACGTCGACAACGCCAGTCCAGGGCGTCGAGATCCAGATTCCTTCGCGGCCCCATACGCCCGCGTATAAGGATGGGGCTTCTTCGAACTCGACACCGACAGTGCAGCCAGTTGGTCCGTCCCCGCTGGTTCCGCAGGAAGCAGCCTCCGCGAACGCGGCTGCGGCGACATCGGCCGCGCAACCGAATGGCGTGGCTGCGGGGGCTGGGTCTGCCGGGGGACAGGTGGACGAAGACGAATGGGCTGCTTTCGAAGCGGATATCGCAGCAACGACGGCACCCTACGCGGAAGATGCTGTGATTGCGGCCCCAGCCATGACCGCCGAAGagacggccgcggccgcgaaGACGGAAGAGCAAGAACAGGAAAAGAGACGTcttgccgccgagaaggatCTTTTGGATGAAAAAGAGGAGGCCGCCAGAGCGTTGGAAACGGAGTTCGAGGACATGGAAGAGCTTGAGGCCAGGGTTCGGAAGCTGAAAGAAAAGCGCGAGGCTTTGAGGAGACAGAGTGATGCGGGCACGGTTGTGCCTCTTGCCAAGTCTCTTGAGAAGCCTGCCGGAGCCACCGGAAAAGAGAATGTGGAAGCggttggcgaggaggaagaggaagacgaagatgaggatggggatgacgacgacgatttCATGGGCTTCCGCTTTCGTGCATGA
- a CDS encoding RNA polymerase ii mediator complex protein, protein MADNAEEPTQNALASTFPNPPPFWRQFTPENVSRIGEFRKAEAEKNGVAVKDLPVRLLDIPEDLMNLQPPAEPSTGTWKVLGGNYTLDDKLPSLEEGEIQRLAPVHSEEKDGKPVDRAFELKKMAKSLLLNFLELVSVMATMPDDGADKIQDLRTLLINFHHLLNEYRPHQARESAIALMQSNLDRTRAETAAIRAQVDKAKRVLEGLGSIETPKVPGKASMSVDGELTAKEIEAFGNAREQEVWAEADALFL, encoded by the exons ATGGCCGACAACGCAGAGGAGCCAACGCAGAATGCGCTGGCCTCAACCTTTCCCAACCCGCCTCCGTTTTGGAGGCAGTTCACCCCCGAGAATGTATCTCGCATTGGCGAATTTCGCAaagccgaggccgagaagaatGGTGTCGCGGTTAAGGATCTGCCCGTCCGTCTTCTAGACATCCCGGAAGACCTCATGAACCTCCAACCACCAGCCGAACCGTCAACAGGCACCTGGAAGGTCCTTGGAGGAAACTATACT CTCGACGACAAGCTTCCTTcgttggaggagggcgagatcCAGCGGTTGGCACCGGTGCATTCGGAGGAAAAAGATGGCAAACCCGTCGACCGTGCATTCGAGCTCAAGAAGATGGCCAAGTCTCTTCTCCTTAACTTCTTGGAGCTCGTTAGCGtcatggcgacgatgccagACGAC GGCGCCGACAAAATCCAAGACCTGCGCACTCTCCTTATCAACTTCCACCATCTTCTCAACGAATACCGACCCCACCAAGCCCGCGAATCGGCCATTGCGCTGATGCAATCGAACCTCGACCGCACAAGGGCGGAAACGGCAGCCATCAGGGCCCAGGTGGATAAAGCGAAGCGCGTTCTCGAGGGCCTTGGTAGCATCGAAACTCCCAAAGTCCCAGGAAAAGCCAGCATGTCGGTCGATGGCGAGCTGACCGCCAAGGAGATTGAGGCCTTTGGCAATGCAAGAGAGCAGGAGGTGTGGGCGGAAGCAGATGCATTGTTTCTCTAG
- a CDS encoding SPOC domain-containing protein: MSGEPEPRRSVRATKGQHTKAFDDQPIEPPKKRGRKKKQEEEPEEEIIRCVCGATEQDGDSEEPWIACDKCTAWQHNVCMGMSVFTEDLPKNYYCEQCAPQDHKELLAAMEQGERPWESRRKAYEDEQNEKKKKKKKGGRIGKRASDPKEDLSQDARSNKAEDSPAPSETKEKKEKKDGASKATTGKRKARDETIEKDAKTPAPKQRKVSVPEASPVVSYTAPADLDAKVTDLQEDRKGPAQLLQKAIAGILTAAVKEKSVVLPKDTSVAAKAERLALEIERAVHDAHPDRSQYAAQARILYANMRMNGDLTKRLLKRTLSPPMLATMTADELATKERQEANAQLKAISEKQSILITDDGPRVRRTHKGEEIVENESFQQNDDGRSFIRRPSGRDVGDSNYENPVELSAHSGLHIDTHGARHSPKHPDFDINKVYATVKSPTSAHNRRPSAPIHGPGVDPDVDRLLQEETDSPPYSPTEETDPDVVWRGHLAMSSIADFPAAARFVGGANLSSTIGLPWTSLIPRRLAVAGRIDEQKAIEYLCGLRYADQTDIVVVAVSPTNEASRREFQALFDYFVSKKRYAVVGEKGVGNVRDTYLVPVLPGEGNVPEFMLNFSDNLVPQKRTEPMLLAVFVYRNSPRQPQFGGGAVSQSPVMNTPTPTQAGIPSRQPSVSGPAFSPTVAQGPFQQPGHPPAGNNGHASQEHPTQGAHQVVPPNQPPAGYAAHASPEAEKQQRQQQGQVIAQEVLGPLINSPTVKFLLPQAFQMSQTEWQVIRGILERDARARDDLAYLSQLLEKQPSVGGRGAFSMIRVDVKWRDG, from the exons ATGTCTG GAGAGCCGGAACCGCGCCGATCGGTGCGCGCGACCAAGGGCCAGCATACCAAGGCCTTCGACGACCAACCGATCGAGCCCCCCAAGAAAcgaggaaggaagaagaagcaagaggaggagcccGAGGAAGAGATTATCCGCTGCGTCTGCGGTGCCACGGAACAAGATGGCGACTCGGAAGAGCCTTGGATCGCTTGCGACAAGTGTACAGCATGGCAGCACAACGTTTGCATGGGCATGAGTGTCTTTACGGAAGACCTCCCTAAGAATTACTACTGCGAGCAATGTGCTCCTCAGGACCACAAGGAGCTTCTGGCTGCCATGGAACAAGGCGAGCGCCCGTGGGAATCGCGCCGGAAGGCCTATGAGGACGAACAgaacgagaagaaaaagaagaagaaaaagggcgGCAGGATTGGGAAGCGCGCGAGCGACCCCAAGGAGGACTTGTCGCAAGACGCGCGAAGCAACAAGGCCGAAGACTCCCCCGCTCCTTCGGagaccaaggagaagaaagagaagaaggacggcgcCTCCAAGGCGACCACGGGAAAGCGCAAGGCACGAGACGAAACCATTGAGAAGGACGCAAAG ACACCGGCCCCCAAGCAGCGCAAAGTCTCTGTGCCCGAAGCGTCCCCCGTCGTCAGTTACACTGCACCAGCCGACCTGGATGCGAAGGTCACGGATCTCCAGGAGGACCGCAAGGGCCCGGCCCAGCTTCTGCAAAAGGCCATTGCCGGCATACTCACTGCCGCTGTCAAGGAGAAAAGTGTCGTTCTCCCGAAGGATACTAGCGTCGCGGCGAAGGCAGAGCGTCTAGCCCTCGAGATCGAACGTGCAGTTCACGATGCGCATCCGGACCGGAGTCAGTATGCGGCGCAAGCAAGGATTTTGTACGCCAACATGAGAATGAACGGCGACTTAACCAAGAGATTGCTGAAGCGGACTCTTTCGCCGCCAATGCTGGCCACCATGACGGCCGATGAACTAGCCACAAAGGAGAGACAGGAAGCCAATGCTCAGCTGAAGGCCATCTCGGAGAAGCAGTCGATCTTGATTACCGATGACGGCCCTCGCGTTCGCAGAACACACAAGGGCGAAGAGATTGTCGAGAACGAATCATTTCAGCAGAATGATGATGGGAGATCCTTCATTCGGCGGCCTAGTGGCCGAGACGTGGGAGATTCGAATTACGAGAACCCGGTCGAGCTTTCGGCCCACTCTGGCCTGCATATCGATACCCATGGAGCTCGGCACTCACCCAAGCATCCTGACTTTGATATCAATAAAGTGTACGCAACTGTCAAATCCCCGACCAGCGCCCACAACCGCCGGCCTTCAGCGCCAATCCATGGACCCGGAGTGGATCCCGATGTCGACAGACTCCTCCAGGAGGAGACGGACTCGCCTCCCTACTCACCAACGGAAGAGACCGATCCGGACGTGGTTTGGCGTGGCCATTTGGCCATGAGCTCGATCGCCGACTTCCCGGCGGCAGCTAGGTTCGTTGGCGGGGCCAACCTATCAAGCACGATTGGGTTGCCATGGACCAGTCTGATTCCAAGGAGGCTCGCAGTAGCAGGTCGCATTGACGAGCAGAAGGCTATAGAATACCTATGTGGCCTGCGGTACGCTGATCAGACTGATATTGTCGTCGTGGCGGTGTCGCCGACCAACGAAGCTTCCCGACGCGAGTTCCAGGCCCTTTTCGATTACTTCGTCTCCAAGAAGCGAtatgccgtcgtcggcgagaagGGTGTCGGCAATGTGAGGGACACATATCTCGTACCCGTTCTTCCTGGCGAGGGTAACGTCCCTGAGTTCATGCTCAACTTTTCCGACAATCTCGTCCCTCAGAAGAGAACAGAACCCATGCTGCTGGCTGTCTTTGTGTACCGGAACAGTCCCAGGCAGCCTCAattcggcggcggtgccgtctCGCAATCACCCGTCATGAATACGCCAACTCCCACACAGGCCGGGATCCCTTCAAGACAGCCGTCAGTCTCCGGGCCAGCGTTCTCGCCAACCGTTGCTCAGGGACCCTTCCAGCAGCCGGGCCATCCCCCTGCCGGTAACAACGGGCACGCATCGCAGGAGCACCCGACGCAGGGCGCGCACCAGGTTGTGCCGCCGAACCAGCCTCCTGCGGGCTACGCAGCCCATGCTAGTCCCGAGGCTGAGAAGCAACAACGTCAACAACAAGGCCAGGTCATTGCACAGGAAGTGCTTGGTCCGTTGATCAACAGTCCTACGGtgaagttcctcttgccgCAAGCCTTTCAAATGTCCCAGACGGAGTGGCAGGTCATCCGGGGCATTCTGGAGAGAGATGCACGCGCACGAGATGACTTGGCGTATCTCAGTCAACTGTTGGAGAAGCAGCCGTCAGTCGGCG GGCGTGGCGCCTTCAGCATGATCCGCGTAGATGTCAAGTGGCGGGATGGGTAG
- a CDS encoding Proteasome subunit alpha type codes for MSRRYDSRTTIFSPEGRLYQVEYALEAISHAGTAIGILAKDGIVLAAERKVTSKLLEQDTSAEKLYIVNDNMLAAVAGMTADANILINYARQAAQRYLLTYNEDIPCEQLVRRLCDLKQGYTQHGGLRPFGVSFIYAGWDPRRQFQLYQSNPSGNYGGWKATAVGANRASAESLLKQDYKEDCTLKEACGMAVKVLSKTMDSTKLSAEKLEFATVGQTSDGKIYHRLWTAEEIKELLKEHDLAKEESTEDK; via the exons ATGTCTCGCAGATACGACTCCCGC ACAACGATCTTCTCGCCCGAGGGCCGCCTCTACCAGGTCGAATATGCCCTTGAGGCCATCTCCCATGCCGGAACTGCAATCGGCATTCTTGCCAAGGACGGTATTGTCCTGGCTGCGGAGCGCAAGGTGACGTCGAAGCTGTTGGAGCAGGACACCTCTGCCGAGAAACTGTACATCGTCAACGA CAACATGCTTGCAGCCGTCGCAGGTATGACGGCCGACGCCAACATCCTCATCAACTACGCCCGCCAGGCTGCCCAGAGATATCTCCTCACCTACAACGAAGACATCCCATGCGAACAACTCGTCCGGAGACTGTGCGATCTGAAGCAGGGCTACACACAACACGGAGGTCTGAGACCCTTTGGCGTGTCCTTCATCTACGCCGGATGGGATCCCCGTAGACAGTTCCAGCTCTACCAGAGCAACCCCTCAGGCAACTACGGTGGATGGAAGGCAACGGCTGTTGGTGCCAACAGAGCCAGCGCGGAGAGTTTGTTGAAGCAGGACTACAAGGAGGACTGCACCCTGAAGGAGGCCTGCGGCATGGCGGTTAAGGTCCTGAGCAAGACCATGGACTCAACGAAGCTGAGTGCAGAGAAAC TCGAATTCGCCACGGTTGGCCAGACGAGCGACGGCAAGATCTACCACAGGCTCTGGACCGCGgaggagatcaaggagcTTCTCAAGGAGCATGACCTGGCGAAGGAGGAGTCCACCGAGGACAAGTAA
- a CDS encoding PAP2 superfamily protein, which produces MAPSRRNNGSNGNVIASALSRFWKRTHAPDYLGFVILLAGWMTMLAFIEPFHRMFFINDLHISYPHAEVEHMNIVYALFVPLGVLVAYNVVTKASPHKHEVTYLSFAIAIIMGSFITDLVKNAVGRPRPDLLARCKPAAGTKPNVLVTIDVCTETAHHLLHDGWRSFPSGHSSFSFSGLGFLSLFLAGQLHIFRHNSGGRDLSRALVCLLPLLGAALIAISRCEDYRHDVYDVCVGSLLGYLIAYWSYRRHWPGLATRECHEPHPYPGSDAKTGWNRLRDEEEAGDSRTDVGYEMTQLSSQRH; this is translated from the exons ATGGCGCCCAGCCGCCGGAACAATGGTTCGAACGGGAATGTCATTGCCTCCGCGCTCTCTCGGTTCTGGAAG AGGACTCATGCGCCAGACTACCTGGGCTTCGTAATCCTTCTCGCAGGATGGATGACG ATGCTTGCTTTCATTGAACCCTTCCATCGCATGTTCTTCATCAACGACCTGCACATCTCTTACCCTCATGCGGAAGTCGAGC ATATGAACATCGTTTATGCCCTGTTTGTGCCACTGGGAGTTCTCGTCGCCTATAACGTCGTCACTAAAGCTTCGCCTCACAAACATGAGGTTACCTATCTATCTTTCGCCATCGCAATCATCATGGGCTCCTTCATCACAGACCTCGTCAAAAACGCAGTTGGTCGGCCGCGACCTGACTTGCTGGCCCGGTGCAAGCCAGCCGCCGGCACGAAACCTAACGTTCTTGTCACCATTGACGTGTGCACCGAGACGGCCCATCACCTGCTCCATGATGGCTGGCGCTCTTTTCCTTCCGGTCACTcgtctttctccttctctgGTCTTGGATTTCTGAGCCTTTTTCTCGCCGGCCAGCTTCACATTTTCAGACACAACAGCGGAGGTCGTGACCTCAGCAGAGCCCTCGTCTGCCTCCTGCCGCTGCTGGGGGCCGCGTTGATCGCCATCAGCCGCTGCGAAGACTACAGACACGATGTGTACGACGTTTGCGTGGGCTCACTGTTGGGATACCTCATTGCGTACTGGAGTTACCGACGACACTGGCCCGGACTGGCAACCAGGGAATGCCATGAGCCCCACCCGTATCCAGGGTCAGATGCGAAAACTGGCTGGAACCGACTacgagacgaggaggaagctgGGGACTCGCGGACCGATGTAGGCTATGAAATGACCCAGCTAAGTAGCCAGAGACACTAA
- a CDS encoding WW domain-containing protein: MLRSTYKPSANAKGPPPLLPGWTEHDAPNGHKYYYNAETKESTYTRPSAPNVTAAQGYAPSAVSTSFFQYQTIPRLSDPNVANAYLAQYNAQNQPPPAQRGGFGHGGRGGRDGRPRPEPIDKPKSKTPIPGFEPWILVDTKYGRRFVYNPEKNASYWRIPEKLKAGILEVDKARIREKAGIQSAPTGGKEKEAKDSTPTAQPRPQQEAAAAPTYDDNDDSSEYEEVEVTDDEAEGDEAEDGHASKRQRTEDAADDAPVEFSEADIAFQLQAMGEAYGLDPGEYDDGNMDEWPEGAEGVEFSQEDAAALFRDLLDDFNINPYNTWEKLIEDGHIIEDPRYTLLNTMKARKETWQEWTKDRIRELKELRAKEEKKDPRIPYMALLQEKASPKLFWQEFKRKYRKEPAMTDPYVKDKDREKWYREHINRLKLPQATLKSDFATLLKSLPLSAMNNKTSLARLPPQLLVDIRYISLPPQVRDPMIEAYIQTLGPPPEGGASEEEDEATRKAREARERRERALREHEDKVAEQKRRQQRSLEMGRARLREGEREVELAMQVGKRGLQSQLASAQKKDQPDA, from the coding sequence ATGCTGAGGTCGACCTACAAACCGTCCGCAAACGCAAAGGGTCCTCCGCCACTGCTTCCCGGATGGACGGAGCACGACGCGCCGAACGGCCACAAATACTACTACAacgccgagaccaaggaATCGACGTACACAAGACCGAGTGCGCCCAACGTCACTGCTGCCCAAGGCTATGCGCCCAGTGCAGTTTCAACGAGCTTCTTCCAATACCAGACTATCCCGCGGCTTTCCGACCCAAACGTCGCGAATGCATACCTCGCTCAGTACAACGCGCAAAACCAACCGCCCCCTGCACAACGAGGAGGATTCGGCCACGGAGGCAGGGGAGGCAGAGACGGGCGGCCACGTCCGGAGCCCATCGATAAGCCCAAATCAAAGACGCCGATACCTGGATTCGAGCCCTGGatcctcgtcgacaccaAGTACGGGCGCCGCTTCGTGTACAACCCCGAGAAGAATGCCAGCTACTGGCGCATTCCTGAGAAGCTGAAAGCCGGCATCCTGGAGGTGGACAAAGCTAGGATTCGCGAAAAGGCCGGTATTCAGAGCGCACCGAcaggaggaaaagaaaaagaagcgAAGGACAGTACACCCACTGCTCAGCCTCGGCCACAGCAAGAAGCCGCGGCAGCTCCGACTTatgacgacaacgatgacAGTTCAGAGTACGAGGAGGTTGAGGTCAcggacgacgaagccgagggcgacgaggccgaggacggacACGCCTCCAAGCGCCAGCGCACAGAAGATGCAGCTGATGACGCGCCGGTCGAGTTCAGCGAAGCAGACATTGCGTTCCAGCTACAAGCGATGGGCGAAGCATACGGACTCGACCCTGGAGAGTATGACGACGGAAACATGGACGAGTGGCCagagggcgccgagggggtGGAATTTTCGCaggaggatgccgccgcacTCTTCAGGGATCTGCTCGACGACTTCAACATCAACCCGTACAACACGTGGGAGAAGTTGATTGAAGACGGACACATAATCGAGGACCCAAGATACACGCTGCTCAACACCATGAAAGCACGAAAAGAGACATGGCAAGAATGGACAAAGGACAGGATCAGGGAGCTGAAGGAGCTTCGCGccaaagaagagaagaaggatcCCCGGATACCGTACATGGCGCTATTACAAGAAAAGGCGTCGCCCAAGCTCTTCTGGCAGGAGTTCAAGAGGAAATATCGGAAGGAACCGGCCATGACGGACCCCTAcgtcaaggacaaggaccgTGAGAAGTGGTACCGGGAGCACATCAACCGTCTAAAGTTGCCCCAAGCCACGCTCAAGTCGGATTTCGCCACGCTGCTCAAGTCACTGCCCCTCTCCGCAATGAACAACAAGACGAGTCTGGCACGCCTACCGCCGCAGCTGCTGGTTGACATCAGGTACATCTCGCTGCCGCCACAAGTGAGAGACCCCATGATCGAAGCATATATCCAGACCCTGGGACCGCCGCCTGAGGGAGGAGCCagtgaggaggaggacgaggcgacgCGCAAGGCGAGGGAGGCCAGGGAACGGAGAGAAAGGGCGCTACGGGAGCACGAAGACAAGGTTGCGGAGCAGAAGCGAAGACAACAGCGGAGCCTTGAAATGGGCCGGGCCAGACTCCGGGAAGGGGAGCGCGAAGTTGAGCTGGCGATGCAGGTCGGCAAGCGTGGTCTGCAAAGCCAGCTGGCGAGCGCGCAGAAAAAAGATCAGCCTGATGCATAG
- a CDS encoding Integral membrane protein, producing the protein MGATTLTLVGLAAFASAVLAQQFPGDFPGNGNGNGFGNGNGGNGFGGGNFNNIVGFNIQEAMHTRRVHGILGTIAFVIVFPIGSIAMRIVPGRFSWLIHALVQMAGFVLYIAAAALGIKLTQEVRFGNTSLYEISTINFHPIIGLIILAIFFFQPLFGYLHHAQFKKHGVRQIWSYLHLMVGRLLIPLGIINGGLGLYISNSPKAFKIAYAILAVVFGIAWIFIAVISESRRSRQPAVVVVEQHKLVSRPRGRHGGSHRSSDSDPKI; encoded by the exons ATGGGTGCGACAACACTTACACTAGTCGGCCTCGCGGCCTTCG CCTCCGCAGTATTGGCCCAGCAGTTCCCTGGGGACTTCCCGGGCAATGGGAACGGCAACGGCTTCGGCAatggcaacggcggcaacgggTTTGGGGGCGGCAACTTCAACAACATCGTTGGCTTCAACATCCAGGAGGCCATGCACACGCGGAGAGTCCACGGAATCCTGGGCACAATcgccttcgtcatcgtcttcccTATCGGCTCCATCGCCATGAGAATCGTCCCTGGCCGCTTCTCCTGGCTCATCCACGCCCTCGTCCAGATGGCCGGCTTCGTCCTgtacatcgccgccgccgcgctgggCATTAAGCTGACCCAAGAGGTCAGGTTCGGGAACACGAGTTTG TACGAGATCAGCACCATCAACTTCCACCCCATCATcggcctcatcatcctcgccatcttcTTTTTTCAGCCTCTCTTCGGCTACCTTCACCACGCGCAGTTCAAGAAACACGGTGTCCGCCAGATCTGGTCATACCTCCACCTCATGGTCGGCCGCCTCCTGATCCCGCTAGGCATCATCAACGGCGGCCTAGGGCTGTACATCTCTAACTCGCCCAAGGCGTTCAAGATCGCCTACGCCattctcgccgtcgtcttcggcatcgcctggatcttcatcgccgtcatcagcGAGAGCCGCCGTAGCCGTCAGCCCGCAGTCGTggtcgtcgagcagcacAAGCTCGTGAGTCGGCCTCGCGGACGCCACGGCGGGAGCCACAGATCGTCCGACTCGGACCCCAAGATCTGA